The Flavobacteriales bacterium genome segment GGTCAGAGAGGCCGATATCCTGGTGCATGTGCTGGATATCTCCCATCCCAATTTCGAGGATCAGTATGATGTGGTGAAAGCCACACTGAGCGAGATCGTAGGAGATGAGAAGGAGACCATCGTGGTATTCAACAAGCTGGATGCATATAAGGATGAGCAGAGCGACATCATCCCCGATGAGCACCACGAGCACTTATTGGATGAGTTGAAGAAGACCTGGATGGCCAAATTAGATGGCGATCGGGCGATCTTCATATCAGCCCAAAAGAAGATCAATATCGAAGAACTGCGCGAGGTGCTCTATGAGCGGGTCAAGGCCATTCACGCAGTGCGATTCCCGTATAACAACTTCCTATACTGAGCTCTGGATTCGGGAAGTAATGGCAGGGTCAGCCCTGCATCTCTCTCAACTTCTTGTACTGACCGCCTGCAGCAAGCAATTCATCATGAGTCCCTGACTCTACGATGCGGCCATTCTGAATGACCAGGATCTTATCCGCATGCTGGATAGTGGAAAGGCGGTGGGCAATGACCAAGGTGGTACGGTCCTTCATCAAGTGCTCCAAGGCATCCTGTACCAGTCGCTCTGACTCGGTGTCGAGTGCAGATGTGGCCTCGTCCAAGATGAGGATAGGGGGATTGCGAAGTACGGCCCGGGCTATGCTGATCCGCTGGCGCTGACCTCCACTGAGTTTTCCTCCCGCATCTCCCACGGTCGTATCATATCCCAATGGCATGGTCTGTATGAACTCATGTGCATTGGCGATACGGGCCGCTTGTTCCACCTCTTCATCGGTAGCCTCATAGCCCAATGTGATATTACTGCGTACAGTATCGTTGAAGAGAATGGCCTGCTGCGATACCACTCCCATCAATCTCCTCAGGTCCTTCAATCGGACATCGCGTATGTCCACACCATCTATGCTCACCCGTCCTTCCTGTGGGTCATAGAATCGGGGAAGTAGGTCTGCAATAGTGGATTTCCCTCCGCCCGATTCACCCACGAGAGCGATGGTCTGTCCCTTCTTGATCTCTATGTCTATGCCTCGCAATACCGGAGCATCGGTATAGCGGAAGTGCAGTCCTTCATAGCGGATGGCTTTTTCGAAACCGTTCAAATCCTTGGGAGATACCGGGTCGTGTATCTGATCATCGGCATCCTTGATGGCATCGATGCGCTCTACTGAGGCGAGCCCTTTATTGATATTGCTGAATGTCTTCGCCAGACTCTGGATCGGACGCAGACTTTGGGAGAAGATGATGATGAAGCCGATGAATTCACTGCCCGATAGCGCATCTTCTTTTTGACCGAGGATCAGACTTCCTCCATACCAGACTACTCCTACCATCACACAGGCACCTAAGAATTCGCTCAAGGGAGAGGCCAGGTCCCGCTTGTTAAGGAGACGGATGCTGATCCTGCGGAAGGATTCGTTCAGCCGGCCGAAGCCTTCTTTGACCGCCCCTTCGGCATTGAATGCCTTAATGATGCGCAGGCCACCTAAGGTCTCTTCCAAGTAGGAGAGGAGTTCACCTTGCTTATCCTGCCCTTTGCGCGATGTGCGTTTCAGGCTCTTGGAGATACGCCCGATGATGAATCCCGAGACCGGCATGAGAATGAGTGAGAACAAGGTCAAGGGTGGACTGATCATCAACATGGCCGCAAAGGAGAGCATGATATTAAGCGGGTCGCGCATCATCATTTCCAGAGAACCGATCACCGACATATCCACCTCGGCTACATCAGCGGTATTGCGTGCCATGATGTCGCCTTTCTTCTCATCGGAGAAGAATCCCAGTGGCAGAGCGATGATCTTGTGATAGATATCCCTGCGAATGTCCCTGCCTATCCCTTGACGTATGCGGGCCAGGGCCAGATAGGCCAGATATCGGGAGACATTCTTCAAGAAGAACATAAGGAGTGTCAAACTACAGATGAATGCCAGGGCATGGATCGGACCACCCTCAGCGATACGCTGGCTCATGTGGTAGGCAAAGAAATCCTCAAAGAATTCCTTGTTGAATGCAAAAGCAGGGGGGTCGCTTACAACGGCCGGAGCCTCGCTGAAGAGCAGATCCAAGAATGGAATGAAGAGCAGGAGTGAGAGTAGGTTGAAGAGGACGAAGAAGATGTTGGCCAGCAGGTTCAGAGCGACCTCAGTCTTGTATCCTTTGAGATAAGCGAGTATTCGTAGAAATCCTTTCACTGATGCATGATCCGAGGGCAAAGAAACGATATTGAGGCACGATCGGTATGTGCCTTACTTCCAGCACGGTATCCAGCGTGACAGATATAGCTCTTTATCCTACCTTCGCGGCCGTGCCAAGTATACGTCAAGAACGCATCAACGCCCTGCTCCAGAACGAATTAGGGTCGATTTTCCAACGGGGGATGAAAGAGCATTTCGGTGGTCTCTTCATCTCTGTCACCGTGGTCCGTATCAGTCCCGATCTGGGTTCTGCCAAGGTCTATATCAGTATCATGAACAAGGTGGACAAGCAACAGGTGGTGGAGGAACTCAACGAGCGCAACCGCTTCATCCGTAAGCTCTTGGGAGAGCGGGTTGGCAAGCAATTGCGCAAGACCCCGGAGCTGATGTTCTTTTTGGATGACTCGCTGGACTACGCGCAAAAGATCAATGACCTTCTGAAATAG includes the following:
- a CDS encoding ABC transporter ATP-binding protein, which gives rise to MKGFLRILAYLKGYKTEVALNLLANIFFVLFNLLSLLLFIPFLDLLFSEAPAVVSDPPAFAFNKEFFEDFFAYHMSQRIAEGGPIHALAFICSLTLLMFFLKNVSRYLAYLALARIRQGIGRDIRRDIYHKIIALPLGFFSDEKKGDIMARNTADVAEVDMSVIGSLEMMMRDPLNIMLSFAAMLMISPPLTLFSLILMPVSGFIIGRISKSLKRTSRKGQDKQGELLSYLEETLGGLRIIKAFNAEGAVKEGFGRLNESFRRISIRLLNKRDLASPLSEFLGACVMVGVVWYGGSLILGQKEDALSGSEFIGFIIIFSQSLRPIQSLAKTFSNINKGLASVERIDAIKDADDQIHDPVSPKDLNGFEKAIRYEGLHFRYTDAPVLRGIDIEIKKGQTIALVGESGGGKSTIADLLPRFYDPQEGRVSIDGVDIRDVRLKDLRRLMGVVSQQAILFNDTVRSNITLGYEATDEEVEQAARIANAHEFIQTMPLGYDTTVGDAGGKLSGGQRQRISIARAVLRNPPILILDEATSALDTESERLVQDALEHLMKDRTTLVIAHRLSTIQHADKILVIQNGRIVESGTHDELLAAGGQYKKLREMQG
- the rbfA gene encoding 30S ribosome-binding factor RbfA, with the protein product MPSIRQERINALLQNELGSIFQRGMKEHFGGLFISVTVVRISPDLGSAKVYISIMNKVDKQQVVEELNERNRFIRKLLGERVGKQLRKTPELMFFLDDSLDYAQKINDLLK